TAAACAGGTATCAAAGATGTTTGCCAATCATTTATGTTTATAACCTCTACATCGTTTTTAACTTCTCTGATAAACGTCAAAACAGCATCTGAAAAATAAGTGCTTCCCAAAGCTAATTTGCTATCCTCATAAACTTCTTCAGTGTTAAAAACCTCACTCTCTATAAAATAAATGGGAACATCTGAATTTGGTAAATTGCTTTTTAAAACGTTAAAAGGCTCTTTGAAATTATGAGTTATTGGATAATATTCTTCTACAACTTTTTCAAAAATTTTTGTATCATAATTTTTTTTAATCCTTTTATGTAAAGGCATGATAACGAAAACATCTTCTCCAATTTTTTTCAAATATTTTGGAAGAGCACCAGCTATATCAGCAAGCCCACCAACTTTTGCAAACGGAGCAACTTCATAAGAAACATAAGCAATTTTCATAATAATCCCTCCAATAAATTTATTTATCTATTCTGTAAGGGCTGTCATGCGTAAAAATAATATAATCTGATTTATCGTAATATTCTTTTACAATCTCAGCTACTTTATCAGTTCTTAGCCCTCTCAATACGTCATACAACTCTATTCTTGTCATGCAAATATCTCCAGGGAAAAATACTTTCCCCATATTATCTGTTTCAACAAAAAAAGAACAATGTTCAGAAGAATGGTAAGGAGTGTATATAACATCTATACAATCAAAAAGTCTGTCTCCATCTTTAATCAATATGTCTCTTTTACTAACCTGATCATACATCTCTTGGTAAGCTTGTCCAGAAAAAATACCGAAATTAGAATAAGGTTTATTTCTGTATTTTTCATGAACATACACAGAAGCATTCTTAAAAAACTTAGAATTTGCTGCATGGTCCAAATGAAAATGTGTTAACAAAACTTCAGTTATTTCTTCAGGCTTTAAATTTCTTTCGTTGAACTGTTCTTCTAAAAATCTCATTGAACCTTCATGACTTGGATCTATCAATATTTTATGACTTTCATCATATAGCATCGCAACTGTAGAATAACTTCCTTGAACCCTCTCTGGAATCCAAATAGTACTTCCAGGTAAAATTACATCTAATTTCAATATTACTCCTCCTTTAAAAATCCCATATTGAGGCTTCTTCTTCAAAAATTGCTTCATAATCTATACCGTTTTTA
The DNA window shown above is from Geotoga petraea and carries:
- a CDS encoding MBL fold metallo-hydrolase — its product is MKLDVILPGSTIWIPERVQGSYSTVAMLYDESHKILIDPSHEGSMRFLEEQFNERNLKPEEITEVLLTHFHLDHAANSKFFKNASVYVHEKYRNKPYSNFGIFSGQAYQEMYDQVSKRDILIKDGDRLFDCIDVIYTPYHSSEHCSFFVETDNMGKVFFPGDICMTRIELYDVLRGLRTDKVAEIVKEYYDKSDYIIFTHDSPYRIDK